The genome window ACTATTCAGATTTAATTAGCTTGAATTTCCTTTAGAACGTCCCGGAAAATCTCCACACACATGTCCCCAGTGGGGTGTCTCATGGATGCCAGCTTCCACGCCTCCACAAATGTCTCCTCGGAAATACTTGCGCCCACATTTCGGAATATGTCAGTGATCTGAAAAGGAAATGGAGGCGGAAATAAGAATCAGAAGATCTCTTTGACAAATGATTTGCTCATGCTCCGTCCTATTTCAATAACATTTTGCGTCAATCACTTCTCCAATGGCAGAATTGTTCATACCAATTATATTTTTGAAACAACGTTTTCCTACATtttgaatgctgtaacaaaatCCCACATGGTACTGTATGTGGGATTCTATCAAATCTACTAGAccatatctttctttctctcccttgaTTCTTCAGTGGGTTCATTGGTATTCTGTACCTACTCTTAGGTGCGGGGACAGAAGAAGTGCTCCATGTGGACTCCCCTTAGGGAGGACAGCGTAGGAAACAGGAGGTCAAAGGCTGTGGTCTGGTCACCGTAGTTAGTGCTGTCGCTGACGCGCACTGTGGGAGTCCCGTACATACGATAGTCTATGTGGAAAGATGTCATAATTATACAGTGAGATTCACACAATGTAGAGAAGCAGGGGGAAAAGGACTACCAGTCCATTGTAATGCTAAGATACAAATGTGAGAAATCGTGTGCTGAATCTCAGAGAATTTTCCCTCCCTGAATTGTTTTTGAGAAGTGTGGGAATTATTTCAAATTCTTCATGCATCTTTCACCTAAATATCTATTCTTCAGCATGCTGCCCACCTCTGCAGGTTCCCGGTCCTCCGGTCTGGCCAAAGCCTCTGAGGCTGCAGGTCTCACAGGGAGAGCCTCTCTCTGCATGTTATCTGGGGCTGTGCTGATCTTACACTCTGAGGTAGAGTTGTCAATCAAAAGGGAATAGAATTACCACCAGTCCACCAATCACAGAAAATTTACTTGAATGGGAATGAGcattctagtaattatatttctatgcttAGACACTAACTGACCACTGGTCAGAATACGCTGCTCCGCTTTACTGATGGGCATTTTGTCCTTCCAGTTGAGGAAGTTGGCGAACTCCTGAAAGTTGATGAGTCCATCTTTGTCCATGTCACAGTACTCCATCAAGTCATCCAGCACCGGCCCACTCAGGTCCAGGTTAAACTGATGACACACGTCCTGCAGGTCCTCCCCGTCGATCACACCCTGACCCTTCTgtggagtcacacacacacacggacacatgcacatagcacacacacacagacagacacacctcagaCTGAACACAGTGAACAATCTCAAACGAACTTAATAttatcaaagacagtacagtatgaagataactgcttctccaatagaaatgcttgtaggcgatgtcatggcgacgttggttAGCTAAGCTCATGCGCAGAAACATGTCATCAGGTCTAACGGTAGTCTCGTGCCGAACTGCACATGTGCAGGcaatcaaatcaaaggcactccttcgacGTTAAGTTGTTTTTGATGAAAATGAAaatgtgtcagtttgtcactttcacaacgttggagtaataacatgttcagctACTTCAGACATTGGCttgaatctaggttgtgcctttagatttaaGGAAAATTAACAACTATGGAAGAATTTTTCACTTCTCCCATTGACTTGCAGACCCCAAACCCATGTCTGGTCGGTCGAGTCTGCTTCGCAAAGCTTTCCCGGAAGTATTGCGATGTTGGTCCTGGTGTTTAGAAATTCTGTGATATTATCAAGTTAATACAGTAGAAttgtaaatacagtgcattcgaaaagtattcagacaactttactttttccgcattgttgcattacagccttattctaaaattgattaaattgttgttttccctcatcaatctgcacacaatatcccataatgacaaagcaaaaacaggtttttagacatttttgcaaatgtattaaaaattcaaaatttacataggtattcagaccctttactaagtactttgttgaagcacctttggcagcgattacagctttgagtcttctcgGGTATGACACTACAGTACAAGCTTggccacctgtatttggggagtttctcccattcttctctgcagatcctctcaagctctgataggttggatggggagcgtcgatgcacagcttttttcaggtctctccagtgatgtttgatcgggttcaagtccgggctctggctgggcaactgaaggacattcagagacttgtcccaaagccactcctgcgtcatcttggctgtgtgcttagggtcattgtcctgttggaaggtgaaccttcgccccagtctgaggtcctgagggctctggagcaggttttcatcaaggatctctctgtactttgctccgttcatctttccctctatcctgaatagtcccccagtccctgccgctgaaaaacatcccccccagcatgatgctgccaccaccatgcttcaccgtagggatgatgccactTTTCCTccagatgcttggcattcaggtcaaagagttcaatcttggtttcatcagaccagagaattttgtttttcatggtctgagtgtcctttaggtgccttttcgcaaactccaagcgggctgtcatgtgccttttacagagaagtggcttccatctggctacaaccataaaggcctgattggtggagtactgcagagatagttgtccttctggaaggttctgccatctccacagaggaattctggagctctgtcagagtgaccatcgggttcttggtcacctccttgaccaaggcccttctcccccgattcctcagtttggccgggcggccagctctaggaagagtcttggtggttccacacttcttccatttaagaatgatggaggccactgtgatctagccttccccagttctgtgcctcgacaccATCTTGTCtcggggaccttatatagacaggtgtgtgccttttcaaatcatgtccaatcaattgaatttaccacaggtggactccaatcaagttgtagaaacatctcaaggatgatcaatggaaataggatgcacccgacctcaatttcgagtctcatagcaaagggtctggatacttatgtaaataaggtatttctgttttttatttgtaataaattagcaaaaatgtctaaaaacctgtttttactttgtcattgtggggtattgtgtgtagattgatgagtgtatattgatttaaaaaaaaatcccttttagaataaggctgtagcgtaacaaaatgtggaaaaggtcaaggggtcttaatactttccgaatgcaaaaaagtcaaggggtcttaatactttccgaatgcactgtatgtaaccTTGTCGTCGTGCCTGAAGGCCTGCAGCAGGGAGTTAAAGTTGTGGAAGTTGACCTTCTTGAGGTGCTGGTGTACAGCACTGACCAGGGTGCGCTGTCTGTCTGTACCTTTCTGGTACTCTGCTGGAGGGGTGGAGTGGAGAAGGTCACCCGCACCTGTGGAGAAAGTTAAACCAAATTCTTCATCTTCAAACAATAACAGAAGGCTTACATTTTGGTCACCCCTCTAGACTACATTATAGCTTTACCCATTTTTACCAATTTCATACTGGCATTGTAACAGAAAACtcaatacagtgagggaaaaaagtatttgatcccctgctgattttgtacatttgcccactgacaaagaaattatcagtgtataattttaatggtaggtttatttgaacagtgagagacagaataacaacaaaaatatccagaaaaacgcatgtcaaaaatgttataaattgatttgcattttaatgagggaaataagtatttgaccccctctcaatcagaaagatttctggctcccaggtgtctttcatacaggtaacgagctgagattaggagcacactcttaaagggagtgctcctaatctcagtttcttacctgtataaaagacacctgtccacagaagcaatcaatcaatcagattccaaactctccaccatggccaagaccaaagagctctccaaggatgtcagggacaagattgtagatctacacaaggctggaatgggctacaagaccattgccaagcagcttggtgagaaggtgacaacagttggtgcgattattcgcaaatggaagaaacacaaaagaactgtcaatctccctcggcctggggctccatgcaagatctcacctcgtggagttgcaatgatcatgagaatggtgaggaatcagcccagaactacacaggaggatcttgtcaatgatctcaaggcagctgggaccatagtcaccaagaaaacaattggtaacacactacgccgtgaaggactgaaatcctgcagcgcccgcaaggtccccctgctcaagaaagcacatatacatgcccgtctgaagtttgccaatgaacatctgaatgattcagaggacaactgggtgaacgtgttgtggtcagatgagaccaaaatggagctctttggcatcaactcaacttgccgtgtttggaggaggaggaatgctgcctatgaccccaagaaaccatccccaccgtcaaacatggaggtggaaacattatgctttgggggtgtttttctgctaaggggacaggacaacttcaccgcatcaaagggacgatggacggggccatgtaccgtcaaatcttgggtgaaaacctccttccctcagccagggtattgaaaatgggtcgtggatgggtattccagcatgacaatgacccaaaacacacggccaaggcaacaaaggagtggctcaagaaaaagcacattaaggtcctggagtggcctagccagtctccagaccttaatcccatagaaaatctgtggagggagctgaaggttcgagttgccaaacgtcagtctcgaaaccttaatgacttgaagaagatctgcaaagaggagtgggacaaaatccctcctgagatgtgtgcaaacctggtggccaactacaagaaacatctgacctctgtgattgcaaaacatgacttagtacttggtggcaaaacccttgttggcagaggggtcaaatacttatttccctcattaaaatgcaaatgaatttataacatttttgacatgcgtttttctggatttttttgttgatattctgtctctcactgttcaaataaacctaccattaaaattacagactgatcatttctttgtcagtgggcaaacgtacaaaatcagcaggggatcaaatactttttccctcactgtatgtgtcCTTTTATGAATATCTGCCCTTTTATTAATGAACATTTTACTCACCAAAGTCCTCTGGCCGCATCAAGATTCCATATGTATGACCTGCTGGCACTTTCAATGTGTCTGCTATGCTATAAAAGGCTGGGAATAGAGGAATTAAAGCTACTGTAGTAGCTGGGCATGAGTTGTACAATACACAGGTCTGGAACATATACTGAACAGGCATTTAACTAGATCTGCATTAAAGAGCTAATGTGATAGACTTACGGGTCATGCACTTTGCCAATCTGTGGCTGTATCCTTTCCCTGTCATCACATCTCTGAGAAACAAACTTTGCACTGTTATGAGTATGGGAAAAATAGCAGTACACAAATCAACATTTGATGTCATGACTATTGGCAATGCATTGTGTGACATTGAATGGTGATGAGAAGTCAAGTGTTTTGAATAAACTTAAGGTAGGATAAGTGCTTACTTCTGAGTATCACACAACCAGTGGAGAGATTTGGAGACACTGCGTCCATCGTTGTGGTGGGGAGTAGGCACTCCGAACCTGCCGTCCTTTCCATAACTGCTCCACTTGTATTTCCTATCAACCTGTTCACCTGGGACACAACACAGTTATGATGGATTTACCCAGGCTAAAATCAAACAGAGAAATATCGACAGGTGTGATTAACCACTGGCTATGGTGTTTCTACAGAAATGTGTCTGAAAATTATGGGTGTTAAATCAATGTGTAAAACAACATATTGAATAGCATATAAATGACTTCCAAGCCTAAATGAAGTCCCCATTTGAACACTGTCAGAACCAAAGAGAGACAAATGTCCACAATACTCACCGACAAAGTAGGCATTGTGGGAGCGGATATAAGACTGGTGTCCCTCCTGAGCCTCTGTCTCCACCTGCTCCACGCTTTTAGGTGGGTTGATAATCGCACCTGCAGCTGCAGCTGGATCAGAAGGAACACACTTGTACATGAAGGCTTGTGGATATATCTTTCAGTCATAATATGAATGTTCATGGCGACACATTGTAGCTTCTAGGGTCTTTATTGTTTGACTCACTATTGGGGGATTTCACACCAAATGTGGCTTTACCGGTGTGGGTGTCGAACCAATTTGCAAGCCCAGGGCTCTGATCACGTGACCTGCCCAGGGGGGCTTTTTGATTGGTGGAATACCAGATCTGATGTAACCTCTGTTGATAGATGGTCTTAGGTGGTGGGTTGATCACTAATCCACCCTGTAGGAAATACAGAAACAAATGCGACCATATGACCATTGATGATCTCTACCATGTTAAATGTATCtacagatgtatgatcttaattttagccagtttgctacagcaggaaaacaatcctgcagcaacaggaaattttaattattatgtggattataattaatggacattttctgtagcggttgatacattttttgttagggcaaatcaagtctggaaATTAGAAACTTTAGAAGTCTTTTTAAATcatgaatacactacaagtttgcatttcctgttaTGCAGTAAACATTCTCAGCaacagtgatcaaattaagatcctacatctgtaaaatTAAAACCTGGGTTTAGTTCGCTTAATACTCACTatgcatgtgtaacggatgtgaaatggctagctagttagcgggtacgcgctactagcatttcaatcagttacgtcacttgctctgagacttaagtagggtttccccttgctctgcaagggccgcggcttttgtggagcgatgggtaacgcttcgtgggcgactgttgttgacgtgtgcagagggtccctggttcgcgcccgtgtcggggcgaggggacgtactaaagttatactgttacattgatgctgttgacccggatcactggttgctgcggaaaaggaggaggttgaaaggggggtgagtgtaacggatgtgaaatggctagctagttagcgggtacgcgctactagcatttcaatcagttacgtcacttgctctgagacttaagtagggtttccccttgctctgcaagggccgcggcttttgtggagcgatgggtaacgacgcttcgtgggcgactgttgttgacgtgtgcagagggtccctggttcgcgcccgtgtcggggcgaggggacgtactaaagttatactgttacacatgtctGTTTATTTAGGCCTCTACTCACTGAAATAGAAGCTTGGCTGCTCTCTCCATGAACTAGAGTACTGGCAATGTCAGGGTCGTTGGCTTTCCCATGGAACACTCGGATAGTCCCTGCACCTGGGCATGTTGTGTTGAGAAACGTCCTCACTACTGTTGGGGTTTGGGGCTTTAAAAGGAAGGTGTGTGAGACAGTGAATATACACCCATACAAACAGACACATTCACATTTCCGCCACTAGGAAACCGAAGTCTGATCTGATTGGCATTATAATTATAGGCTTACTGTGCCTGTGTTCTAGAAAAAAACCATCAACATTCTACCTTGTTATAATTACTATTGCGGGAAAAAAGTGCCTCCAGCGCAAAGAGATCAATCGAACTCGATCAAAACAATGGAATTGACATAGAAACGCGTGGGGGAAGGGCGGTGAGGGAAAGATCCCGAATCTTCTCATTGCCCCCCAGCAACATTAGtctacatttaggctattgtttatgtgtatttcacactatgttgagaTAAAAATCGGAGTATAATGTTTGTATAGATGTTAACCCCAACACATGTTCATGTCATTGTCATTGTCacaaatcaactgcattacagttaaaaacgACTGATTACCACTACCgatttctgtatgctagctatgctaaccagTTTTTTGAaagggagttagcatttagcagtcacttctaaacctgaaaagggacaACTTCTAAAGAAAAAACAGCTAAATATATCAAAATCGGACTtaagtaaccacattgtgggccttCTACAATACATACATCATAACGGAGTTTTTGGATGTGCGTCCATTTACCGCGTCTATGCTGATTTATGTTATGGTgatttaaaatgtattgaataatTTAAGTgtttgtaatatatatatatatgtcgttctgcccctgaacaaggccgttaacccactgttcccaggccgtcattgtaaataagaacttgttcttaactgacttgcgtagttaaataaataaataaataaaaacaattaagGACCTGTATGATTATGAACATTGCAAATGTTTGCTTTTAGCCTACACTTTGACAATATGACGTGTTATGACATAAAGTTGCATACATCAAGTCATGtcatatgtttaaaaaaaatgttttgtgaaTTAGTTATCACACTTGTGTAACATTACCTCTTTGCCTTATAAAACGATTCGTTTTCCGGATCCTTTCATTAGttgcaatctgcagttgctacatcgaTTTTTGGACTTGTAAATTAATTAAATGGACAAATTGATTCtttaagaatataacttataaatgcctcgaacttagttcaactgtcggacCCCATCAGAACCCTAAATATACGTTTGTTTTACtccaacaaagtaaatgtaaacaaacgtaTAACCTCAAAACATAGttcaaactataatgttgataccatggatggccagtccttgtatccatagctctgtctattaatttgagagcggttacatttctcaagccccatccctcagctttttactgaagcAGTGGCGGGGATAGGTTGTTGTTTAAatcgcagattgcccctttaacacgAGTGTGTGATTGGTTTATTCTCAGCGCTACGTAGGTACTCGATTTATCATCATACACCGTACCATGCTAAACAAACGGGAAGTGGGAAAGGGACAAGCTTTATGAAATTTATCGACCTTTGAAAAGATTGTGGAGTGccggaaatatatatattttttgtaaatccCTTCAGCTACCTAGTTAATTATATCGGATAAGGTAAGCAGATAtcattttagctagctagtttaccgGCAgaactagcttgctagctagccctGGCTAGGCCGAAAGCTATGTTTTGTTAGCTAGCTCACAGCAAATAATAAACCAGCAGTTGACCCGTTCTTAATATACTGCTGTGAGTTGACCATTGAAATGTATGTATGTAGCTAGCTTCTACGTATTTGCGTGAAGCAGGGTGAGGTGTGGTTCAACCTTATGTAGCTTGCTAGCAGTAAGACCGATAGTTTTAGTGTACGAACTAC of Salvelinus alpinus chromosome 4, SLU_Salpinus.1, whole genome shotgun sequence contains these proteins:
- the LOC139572598 gene encoding LOW QUALITY PROTEIN: EF-hand domain-containing family member B-like (The sequence of the model RefSeq protein was modified relative to this genomic sequence to represent the inferred CDS: substituted 2 bases at 2 genomic stop codons) translates to MKAAWSKVEASYPHITPIGCAAHTLNLFLKDIMALKTMDTLYKRAKEMGGLVINPPPKTIYQQRLHQIWYSTNQKAPLGRSRDQSPGLANWFDTHTGKATFGVKSPNTAAAGAIINPPKSVEQVETEAQEGHQSYIRSHNAYFVGEQVDRKYKWSSYGKDGRFGVPTPHHNDGRSVSKSLHWLCDTQNLFLRDVMTGKGYSHRLAKCMTPFYSIADTLKVPAGHTYGILMRPEDFGAGDLLHSTPPAEYQKGTDRQRTLVSAVHQHLKKVNFHNFNSLLQAFRHDDKKGQGVIDGEDLQDVCHQFNLDLSGPVLDDLMEYCDMDKDGLINFQEFANFLNWKDKMPISKAEQRILTSECKISTAPDNMQREALPVRPAASEALARPEDREPAEVGSMLKNRYLDYRMYGTPTVRVSDSTNYGDQTTAFDLLFPTLSSLRGVHMEHFFCPRTXEXITDIFRNVGASISEETFVEAWKLASMRHPTGDMCVEIFRDVLKEIQAN